One window of the Anomaloglossus baeobatrachus isolate aAnoBae1 chromosome 12, aAnoBae1.hap1, whole genome shotgun sequence genome contains the following:
- the LOC142258410 gene encoding protein kintoun-like has protein sequence MATKLEELNVTPEEMERFTAAFQDRRFLELFTQYVEELQDPENQRRYEQEIREMERQRGLDVQFIQPQPCYVLRTIVNGRNKAFVNVCSSPEIQKPHRAPATSKDGRTGHEWTLPCTLTPARQELDSDNCRVLIYDVVFHPDTLQQASLSDRFRSFLDLTALSTVSREYRVQVDTENFQTVSEKYMGRAQPTFIRKAIPGDSSKPQGVTGAQQCHYYYNAQKSRKTTQPPTAVSNHRPSPLEPTVPHYTIRHRSYLSLQDYRNSRDSAPSPVPQELVITVYLPLLNSGIAINLQIHPKDLSLESYNPAYKLQLTLPYLVEDSRGTAQFNKTTKQLVITLPVVQQDPPSLIPTLPPAKEDSPQSIGTTEDSKKTPPNSLDNPECPIVTCSQDATTVTLLIHVKDIDQHSVTSEVSSYQCEVRFCVKTSYAPCVLFVAFLPQYGLNTNEITVNVSADNMVIELTKSTDNFGPWKSLYYGVNSNTLQESSFINENADESLDNSLPPSTIPWSTQVDAPQLNVLEMTTGRRNHIRMKIPVEEEQFLTDEEQHSGLSGLRSLKSSHSENTSQFDTNETSEESQQTLHPAMGCPTSPLTQPSAQRTHTDRPAEEDEGLCTPAPELDGDDLPDGAELAPNPTPNPSSTDHVLYDVACSDRSALFFSDHRTQCAFKFDNALLFDLD, from the exons ATGGCGACCAAGCTGGAGGAGCTGAACGTGACCCCGGAGGAGATGGAGCGCTTTACGGCAGCTTTTCAGGATCGCCGATTCCTGGAACTTTTCACCCAGTACGTGGAGGAGCTCCAGGACCCCGAGAACCAGCGCCGCTACGAGCAGGAGATCCGGGAGATGGAGCGGCAGAGAGGCTTGGACGTGCAGTTTATCCAGCCGCAGCCCTGTTATGTCCTGCGGACCATTGTGAACGGGCGCAATAAAGCTTTCGTGAACGTGTGCAGCAGCCCCGAGATCCAGAAGCCGCACCGAGCGCCCGCCACCAGCAAGGATGGCCGGACCGGCCACGAGTGGACCCTGCCGTGCACCCTCACCCCTGCCCGGCAGGAGCTGGACTCCGACAACTGCCGGGTGCTCATCTACGACGTGGTCTTCCACCCGGACACCCTGCAGCAGGCCTCCCTGAGCGACCGCTTCCGCTCCTTCCTGGATCTGACCGCGCTGAGCACCGTGTCCCGGGAATACCGCGTGCAGGTGGACACCGAGAACTTCCAGACCGTGAGTGAGAAGTATATGGGGAGAGCACAGCCGACCTTCATCCGCAAAGCGATCCCAGGAGATTCTTCCAAACCGCAGGGTGTGACCGGCGCCCAGCAGTGTCATTACTACTACAATGCGCAGAAGAGCAGGAAGACCACCCAGCCCCCCACAGCAGTCAGTAACCACAGACCCTCTCCCCTGGAGCCCACCGTACCCCACTACACCATCCGCCACCGCTCCTACCTCAGCCTGCAGGACTACCGAAATTCCCGGGACTCTGCCCCCAGCCCGGTGCCCCAAGAGCTGGTGATCACCGTATACCTGCCCCTACTGAACTCTGGTATCGCCATCAACCTGCAAATCCACCCCAAGGATCTGAGCCTGGAATCCTACAATCCGGCCTACAAGCTGCAGCTGACTTTGCCCTACCTGGTGGAGGACAGTCGGGGCACAGCCCAATTCAACAAGACCACAAAGCAGCTGGTGATCACCCTGCCCGTGGTCCAGCAGGACCCACCCAGCCTGATACCCACTCTTCCGCCAGCCAAAGAGGACTCTCCCCAGTCCATTGGGACCACTGAGGATTCCAAGAAGACCCCTCCAAACTCACTGGACAACCCCGAGTGTCCCATAGTCACTTGCTCCCAGGATGCCACCACAGTGACTCTCCTCATCCACGTGAAGGACATTGACCAGCACAGCGTCACCTCGGAGGTCAGCAGCTACCAGTGTGAAGTCCGCTTTTGTGTGAAGACATCGTATGCTCCTTGCGTCTTATTTGTGGCCTTCCTGCCGCAGTACGGCCTGAACACCAACGAGATCACTGTCAACGTGTCGGCCGACAACATGGTCATCGAGCTGACAAAGTCCACCGACAACTTTGGCCCATGGAAGAGCCTCTACTATGGTGTGAACAGCAACACTCTGCAG gAGAGCAGTTTTATAAATGAGAATGCGGATGAGTCTTTAGATAATAGTTTACCCCCTTCTACTATTCCATGGTCGACCCAGGTTGATGCACCGCAGCTAAATGTCCTGGAAATGACGACTGGCAGAAGGAACCACATCCGGATGAAG ATACCTGTGGAAGAGGAGCAGTTTCTGACTGATGAAGAGCAGCATTCGGGTCTGAGCGGGCTCCGGAGTCTGAAGAGCAGTCATTCTGAAAACACAAGCCAATTCGATACCAACGAAACCTCCGAGGAAAGCCAGCAAACTCTGCACCCGGCGATGGGCTGTCCGACATCACCCCTGACACAGCCCTCTGCCCAGCGAACCCACACAGACCGCCCCGCTGAGGAAGATGAGGGTCTCTGCACACCGGCCCCAGAACTTGATGGAGATGATCTGCcggatggtgcagagcttgctccaaatCCTACACCCAACCCATCCAGTACAGACCATGTCCTCTATGACGTCGCCTGCTCCGACAGATCTGCCCTCTTCTTCTCCGATCACAGAACACAATGTGCCTTTAAGTTTGACAACGCCCTGTTGTTTGACCTGGACTGA